accttggacattcttattgacgatgaagcacagaaattgcatcggaattaagttcaaaaggcacaatgccgacttacgtacaagaggactgacactatcacattctttgatttgaacctctcctgtgagtccagttttagattcagatgcttcacttcaggtttactgtatcctttggaccttcttattgacgatgaaacacagaaattgcatcggaattaaattcaaaaggcacaatgccgatttaattacaagtggactgacactctaactttctatgatttgaacctctcttgtgagtccacttttagattccgatgcttcacttcaggtttactgtatccctgggaccttcttaatgacgatgaaacacagatattgcaatccaatttaatacaaaaggcacaacgccgacttaagtacaagaggactgacactctaactttcaatgatttgaacctctcctgtgattcagttttagattccattgctacacttcaggtttactgtataccttcgatcttcttattgacgatgaagcacagaaattgcattggaattgaattcaaaaggcacaatgccgacataagtacaagaggactgacactctaactttctatgatttgaacctctcctgtgaatcgagttttagattccaatgcttcacttcaggtttactgtatccctgggaccttataattgacgatgaaacacagaaattgcatccgaatttaatacaaaaggcacaatgcccacttaagtacaagaggacagacactctaactttctatgatttgaacctctcttgtgagaccacttttagattgcgatgctacacttcaggtttactgtataccatgggccttcttattgacgataaagcacagaaattgcatcggaattaaattcaaaaggcacaatgccgacttaagtagaagaggactaacactctaaatttctatgatttgaacctctcctgtgagtccagctttagattccgatgctccacttcaggtttactgtatccctaggaccttcttattgaggatgaaacacagaaattgcatccgaatttaatacaaaatgcacaatgccgacttaagtacaagaggactgacactctaactttctaagatttgaacctctcctgtgagtccagttttagattccgatactacacttcaggttaactatatcccttggaccttcttactgacgatgaaacacagaaattgcatcggatttaaattcaaaagcacaatgccgccttaagcactagaggactgacactctaactttctatgatttgaaattctcctgtgagtccagttttaaatctcgatgcttaacttcaggtttactgtataccttggaccttcttaatgacaatgaaacacagaaattgcatcggaaataaattcaaaaggcacaatgccgacttaagtacaagaggactgacactctaacttgatatgatttgaacccctcctgtgaatccagttttagattccgatgcttcacttcaggtttactgtatccctgggaccttcttattgacgatgaaacacagaaattgcatccgaatttaatacaaaaggcacaacgcccacttaagtacaagaggactggcactctaacttcctatgatttgaacctctcttgtgagaccacttttagattgcgatgctacacttcacgtttactgtataccatgggccttcttattgacgatgaagcacagaaattgcatcggaattaaattcaaaaggcacaatgtagacttatgtagaagaggactaacactctaaatttctatgatttgaacctctcctgtgagtccagctttagattccgatgctccacttcaggtttactgtatccctaggacctacgtattgaggatgaaacacagaaattgcatccgaatttaatacaaaatgtacaatgccgacttaagtacaagaggactgacactctaactttctaagatttgaacctctcctgtgagtccagttttagattccgatactacacttcaggttaactatatcccttggaccttcttactgcagaaattgcatcagaattaaattcaaaagcacaatgccaccttaagcactagaggactgacactctaactttctatgatttgaaattctcctgtgagtccagttttaaatctcgatgcttaacttcaggtttactgtatacgttggaccttcttaatgacaatgaaacacagaaattgcatcggaaataaattcaaaaggcacaatgccgacttaagtacaagaggactgacgctctaacttgctatgatttgaacctctcctgtgaatccagttttagattccgatgctacacttcaggtttactgtatccctgggaccctcttattgacgatgaaacacagaaattgcatccgaatttaatagaaaaggcacaatgcccacttaagtacaagaggattggcactctaactttctatgatttgaacctctcttgtgagaccacttttagattgcgatgctacacttcacgtttactgtataccatgggccttcttattgacgatgaagcacagaaattgcatcggaattaaattcaaaagctacaatgccgacgtaagtagaagaggactaacactctaaatttctatgatttgaacctcttctgtgagtccagctttagattccgatgctccacttcaggtttactgtatccctaggaccttcgtattgaggatgaaacacagaaattgcatccgaatttaatacaaaatgcacaatgccgacttaagtacaagaggactgacactctatttttcttagatttgaacctctcctgtgagtccagatttagattccgatgcttcacttcaggtttactgtataccttggacattcttattgacgatgaagcacagaaattgcatcggaattaagttcaaaaggcacaatgccgacttacgtacaagaggactgacactatcatattctttgatttgaacctctcctgtgagtccagttttagattcagatgcttcacttcaggtttactgtatcctttggaccttcttattgacgatgaaacacagaaattgcatcggaattaaattcaaaaggcacaatgccgatttatttacaagaggtctgacactctaactttctatgatttgaacctctcctgtgagtccagttttagattccgatgcttcacatcaggtttaccgtatcccttggaccttcttattgacgatgaagcaccgaaattgcatcggaattaaattcaaaaggcacaatgccgatttaaatacaagaggactgacactctacctttctatgatttgaaccactcctgtgagtccagtttcagattacaatgcttcacttcaggtttactgcatcccttggaccttcttattggcgatgaaacacagaaattgaatcggaattaaattcaaaaggcgcaatgccgactcaagtacaagaggactgacactctatctttctatgatttcaatctctcctgagagtccagatttagattccgattcttcacttctggtttattgtatacctaggaccttctaattgacgataaagcaaagaaattgcatccgaatttaatacaaaattcatagtgccgacttaaaaacaagaggactgacactataactttctatcatttgaacctctcctgtgagtccagttttagattccgatgcatctcttcaggtttactgtatcccttggacctacttagtgacgatgaaacacagaaattgcatcggacttaaattcaaaaggcacaatgccgagttaagtacaagaggaatgacactctagctttctatgatttgaacctctcctgtgagtccagttttagattccgatgcttcacttcaggtttactgtatccctgggacctttttaatgacaatgaaacacagaaactgcatccgaaattaatacaaaaggcacaatgccgactgcagtacaatacgactgacattctaacattctatgatttgaacttctcctgtgagtctagttttagattccgacgcttcacttcaggtttactgtataccttaaaccttcttattgacgatgaaacacagaaattgcatcggaattaaattcaaattgcgcaatgccgacttaagttcaagaggactgacactctaactttctatgatttgaaattctcctgtgagtctagttttagattccgatgcttcacttcaggtttactgtataccttggagcttcttaatgacgatgaaacacagaaattgcatcggaattaaatacaaacgggacaatgccgacttaagtacaagaggacggtctttctaactttctatgatttgaacctcacctgtgagtccagttttagattccgatgcttcacttcaggtttactgtatccctgggaccttcttaatgacaatgaaacacagaaattgcatcggaaataaattcaaaaggcacaatgccgacttaagtacaggaggactgacgctctaacttgctatgatttgaacctctcctgtgaatccagttttagattccgatgcttcacttcaggttttctgtatccctgggcacttcttattgaccatgaaacacagaaattgcatccaagtttaatacaaaaggcacaatgcccacttaagtacaagaggactgacactccaactttctatgatttgaacctctcctgtgagtccagttttagattccgatgcttcacatcaggtttaccgcatcccttggaccttcttattgacgatgaagcaccgaaattgcattggaataaattcaaaaggcacaatgccgacttaactacaagaggactgacactctaaatttctatgatttcaacctctcctgtgagtccagttttagattccgatgcttcactacaggtttactgtatcccttggaccttcttattgacgatgaaacacagaaatagcatcggaattaaattcaaatggcacaatgccgacttaactacaagaggactgacactctaactttctatgatttgaaattctcctgtgagtccagttttagattccgatgcttcacttcaggtttactgtataccttggatcttcttaactctttggagcacggtggtatacatagtataccaccttttgaaaattttcttggctctttgcacagtggtttaactgcacgaccaccactctaatatgctcacctagttctctacttatcagacagatggcactcactgcctataaggaatcagttcccgccaagaattgcatagattacaactgtgaaagctgcgtgctgagttgtgcatggtttttgcgtgtgaatagtggtttataacgaatttcttgttgcgcctgtgttttttccatatcttggacgtcacagctacggtatgaacccatgtatacattcatatgcacaatcttccgttatttatatacaatttattttggtggtatattatttgtaccaccgtgcatgtagcagtattctattgcatttcgtttcctagtataaaattcgaaatcctccgctacaaagtttagtttttaattgtgttgtgacttattttagctctttctccattttgttttgcttacgtattctttacttggattcaggctgttgtttgaaaatgaaaatgtcaagaagaggcttacgagatgaagaaatcgaacgattattgtgtgaaattccatcagacgaggattccactgttgacaccacagatgacgaatctgattatgaagcaagcattgttgcggaggctattgtgtcgtctgaaggcgaagtttcagagagcgaggaagaaagtgagtccactccgccaaaacgcgctgctgacacagcgccaacttggggacaacaattcaatgctacctcaggaatgcagttcgacagtgaatcaggaccaagtgcttttattagggacattgatgatccagaacctatcgatatattcgaaaaaatatttccaaaagagctagttgagctaatcgttttccaaacaaatttatatgcgacgcaatctggcaagtctttcactccaacaactgacaatgaaatacgaactttcctgggaatcaacattttgatgggtataaagcgtatgccagcatacagagactactggtctagtgccccagaacttcatgatcgttatattgcatctctgatggcagtaaatcggtttggatggttactgaggaacattcatctgaatgataacacattgcatccagaaaaaggacacccaggttatgacaaactgtacaagctgcgaccagtgatcaagatactatctgaatctttttccaagtgttaccaacccagcaaacacctagcaattgatgagtcaatgatcaaattcaaaggccgcaacagtatgaaacaatacatgagagataaacccataaagcgtggttacaaagtgtggatgctgtgtgacaagacctcttacaacttgaaatttgatatttacaccggaaaagtaggtgacacagtgcaaacaggccttggggagcatgtagtgctgagtttgtcctctgaactcgtaaataaaggccattatctttatttcgacaactatttcaatagctataacttgttggctggtttacagcagagaaacatatatgcctgtgggacagttcaaccaacaaggaaacatttacccaaattaaaaacagacaaagaattaagcagaggtgaatttgactggagggtcagcaactgtggcatcctctacttgaagtggaaagataagagagctgttcatctcctttcaaattttcacagtcctgaagttactacagtgactcgccgtgaaagagatggttcacgcatagagctaccttgtcctcaagcagtgatggattacaatgcacacatgaacaatgtcgacaagttcgaccaactgaaaaaatcatatgaaataagccggagaagtaaaaagtggtggcaccgaatattctttcacctgcttgatgtcagtatcgtcaacagctatataatttggaaggaactaggcgatagagaaaaaatgactgccaaagtcttcaggatgagtatcctgcaaagcttagtaacccagaaaacaccattgaggccatctagacttcatgagagtcaagtccacgtaaagaaaaacaagccatatgtttcctcacgccagcgtctcgacaattcatcccaccagccagagcgtactaccgccagacgttgtgcgaaatgcagtacaaaaaagaagcaagtgcgcactttctggatgtgcgctgaatgcaaagtgcctttgtgccttagcaaaacaaaaaggtgctttcaagattttcacaaaaaggaataagaaacatattttatttgtaaggtttgtaatttgattttgtattgtaaatgaccaattgccagaaataaaattattttacattaattatactaattattactgcttagagtagaatttaaaggtgagttacaagcacaaaccaagatatctcaaaaactttaggtacggccctaagtggcatggtggtatattatatataccaccatctaaaaccaaaatcaatacaataaaaaattttaattcatgttttcctttattagcaaccccaccagacatagaaaatgcatgttttattaaaaaattaattaaacataaaatctgtgcatcaaagagttaatgacgatgaaacacagaaattgcatcggaattaaattcaaaaggcacaatgctgacttaagtacaagaggactgccactctaacatactatgatttgaacctctcgtgtgaatcgagttttagattccgatgcttcacttcaggtttactgtatccctgggaccttcttattgacgatgaaacacagaaattgcatccgaatttaatacaaaaggcacaatgcccacttaagtacaagaggacagacactctaactttctatgatttgaacctctcttgtgagaccactttcagattgcgatgctacacttcaggtttactgtataccatgggccttcttattgacgataaagcacagaaattgcatcggaattaaattcaaaaggcacaatgccgacttaagtagaagaggactaacactctaaatttctatgatttgaacctctcctgtgagtccagctttagattccgatgctccacttcaggtttactgtatccctaggaccttcttattgaggatgaaacacagaaattgtatccgaatttaatacaaaatgcacaatgccgacttaagtacaagaggactgacactctacctttctatgatttgaacctgtcctgtgagtccacttttagattccgatgcttcactttgcgtttactgtataccttggacttttttattgacgatgaaacacagaaattgcattcgaattaaattcaaaaggcacaatgccgacttaagtataagaggactgacactataactttctacgatttgaacctctcctgtgagtccagttttagattccgatgcatctcttcaggtttactgtatcccttggacctacttagtgacgatgaaacacagaaattgcatcggacttaaattcaaaaggcacaatgccgagttaagtacaagaggaatgacactctagctttctatgatttgaacctctcctgtgagtccagttttagattccgatgcttcacttcaggtttactgtatccctgggaccttcttaatgacaatgaaacacagaaactgcatccgaaattaatacaaaaggcacaatgccgactgaagtacaatacgactgacactctaacattctatgatttgaacttctcctgtgagtctagttttagattccgacgcttcacttcaggtttactgtataccttaaaccttcttattgacgatgaaacacagaaattgcatcggaattaaattcaaatggcgcaatgccgacttaagttcaagaggactgacactctaactttctatgatttgaaattctcctgtgcgtccagttttagattccgatgcttcacttcaggtttactgtatccctgggaccttcttaatgacaatgaaacacagaaactgcatccgaaattaatacaaaaggcacaatgccgactgaagtacaatacgactgacattctaacattctatgatttgaacttctcctgtgagtctagttttagattccgacgcttcacttcaggtttactgtataccttaaaccttctaattgacgatgaaacacagaaattgcatcggaataaaattcaaatggcgcaatgccgacttaagttcaagaggactgacactctaactttctatgatttgaaattctcctgtgagtctagttttagattccgatgcttcacttcaggtttactgtataccttggagcttcttaatgacgatgaaacacagaaattgcttcggaattaaatacaaaagggacaatgccgacttaagtacaagaggacggtcactctaactttctatgatttgaacctcacctgtgagtccagttttagattccgatgcttcacttcaggtttactgtatccctgggaccttcgtaatgacaatgaaacacagaaattgcatcggaaataaattcaaaaggcacaatgccgacttaagtacaagaggactgacgctctaacttgctatgatttgaacctctcctgtgaatccagttttagattccgatgcttcacttcaggttttctgtatccctgggcacttcttattgaccatgaaacacagaaattgcatccaagtttaatacaaaaggcacaatgcccacttaagtacaagaggactgacactccaactttctatgatttgaacctctcctgtgagtccagttttagattccgatgcttcactacaggtttactgtatcccctggaccttcttattgacgatgaaacacag
The sequence above is drawn from the Schistocerca americana isolate TAMUIC-IGC-003095 chromosome 10, iqSchAmer2.1, whole genome shotgun sequence genome and encodes:
- the LOC124552243 gene encoding piggyBac transposable element-derived protein 4-like produces the protein MSRRGLRDEEIERLLCEIPSDEDSTVDTTDDESDYEASIVAEAIVSSEGEVSESEEESESTPPKRAADTAPTWGQQFNATSGMQFDSESGPSAFIRDIDDPEPIDIFEKIFPKELVELIVFQTNLYATQSGKSFTPTTDNEIRTFLGINILMGIKRMPAYRDYWSSAPELHDRYIASLMAVNRFGWLLRNIHLNDNTLHPEKGHPGYDKLYKLRPVIKILSESFSKCYQPSKHLAIDESMIKFKGRNSMKQYMRDKPIKRGYKVWMLCDKTSYNLKFDIYTGKVGDTVQTGLGEHVVLSLSSELVNKGHYLYFDNYFNSYNLLAGLQQRNIYACGTVQPTRKHLPKLKTDKELSRGEFDWRVSNCGILYLKWKDKRAVHLLSNFHSPEVTTVTRRERDGSRIELPCPQAVMDYNAHMNNVDKFDQLKKSYEISRRSKKWWHRIFFHLLDVSIVNSYIIWKELGDREKMTAKVFRMSILQSLVTQKTPLRPSRLHESQVHVKKNKPYVSSRQRLDNSSHQPERTTARRCAKCSTKKKQVRTFWMCAECKVPLCLSKTKRCFQDFHKKE